The genomic segment GTCAAGGCCATGAAGCCCTTCTTTGTGATACTGCTCTTTGTGCTCATTTTGGTGACGTATGTCCCGCAAATCTCGCTGTGGTTACCACGCACCATGGGCCTTTAAATGGCAACCATGCGATTGCCTTTGGTGCTGGTCACCCATCCCCGTGAGCGACTGACCACTTACTTCGGCGAGGAGGCGCTGGCCAGTTTGCAGAAGATGGCCCGCGTCAAACTCAACCCCGATTCACACGACTGGTCAACCCCGGAGCTGATCGGGGCCGCGCAGGGTTGCGATGTGTTGATCGCTTACCGCCAGACAGCACTCACTGCAGATTTTTTTGCTGCAGTGCCGGGTTTGCTGGCGGCCGTGCGGTGTGCGGTGGACATCCGCACCATCGACGTCGCAGCGGCGGGTCGCGAGGGGATTTTGGTGACCCAGGCCAGTGCCGGATTTGGTCCTGCCGTGGCCGAGTGGGTGATCGGCGCCATGATCGATTTGAGTCGCCACATCAGCCCATCGGCTGCAGCTTACTGGCAAGGCCAGTGCCCGCCACCGCGCATGGGCCGTGAACTGCGCGGCGGATGTTTGGGCATCATCGGCTACGGGGAAATCGGTCGTCATGTGGCGCGTTTGGCGCAGGCGTTCGGTATGCGTGTGTGTGTGTACGACCCGCATGTTCAGTCGCCAGACCCTGCCATCGAGTCGTTGGGTTGGCATGAGTTGTTGGCCTGCGCAGACCATGTGGTCTGCCTTGCCTCAGCTACGCCCGAAACCGAAAAGTTGATCAATGCGCAGGCCTTGTCGTGCATGAAACCCACTGCATTTTTCATCAATGCATCGCGGGGTCAGCTGGTGGACGAGCCGGCCCTGTTGCAGGCGCTGGAGCGGGGGGCGCTGGCGGGCGCCGCTTTGGATGTGGGCTGTGCGGCAGACCAGATGCCGTCCCTTGAATTGGCGCGGCATCCCCGTGTCATTGCCACGCCGCATGTGGGTGGTCTCACGCCGCAAGCGATTGCCCACCAGGCCTTGGAAACCGTAGAGCAGACGCGAGACATCTTGCAAGGGCGCATGCCTGACGGGGCTGTCAATCCTGCTCAAGCATCCCGTTTGACTTCACGAATGCCATCATGAGCAGTGCTGTTTTGAACACGCCCCATGCTGCAGCGTTTGAGGTGCCGGCAGATGCCTGTGATTGTCATGTGCACGCCTATGACGACGCTTACCCATTGGCCCCCACCGCCACTTTCCAACCCCCGCATGCGCCGATGGCCGACTACGCCAAAGTGCAAGCCGCTTTAGGGCTCACGCGCGTCGTGGTGGTGCAGCCTACGGGCTATGGTTTTGACAACCGCTGCACACTGGCGGCTGTGGCCAGTATGAGCGGCCGAGCCCGTGCAGTGGCCATGGTCCCCCCTGCCGTGACACAGGACACGCTGCAAGATTTGCACGCGGCAGGTGTGCGTGGCGTTCGCATGATGATGTTGCCCGGAGGGCCGCTGGGCTGGGAGGCCTTGGCACCCTTGGCACTGAAGATCAAAGATTGGGGCTGGCATTTGAATGTGCAGTTCAACGGCTGTGACTTCGCAGAGCGGCTGCCTCTTTTGCAAGGCCTCGGTGTGCCTTTGGTGTTGGACCACACGGGCAAATTTCTGGTGCCTCCTGCCAGCACCGACGATGTCGCATTTCAGGCCCTGTGCCGCTTGCTGGACACAGGGCGTGTCTGGGTCAAGCTGTCGGCCCCTTACGAAACATCGCGCACCGGCGCGCCGCGCTACGAGGACGTGGGTCTGCTGGCCCGCTACCTGGCCACGCATTACCCTGAGCGCTGCTTGTGGGCCAGCAATTGGCCGCACCCCAATCAGAACCCTTTGCCCTCTTCGGGTGCCTTGCTGAACCTGTTGCCCCAATGGGTGTCTCGCGCTGCTGACATTCAGCGCATTTTGGTGGACAACCCGGCCCGGGTGTACGGTTTCGAGGCCTGAGCCGGCATTGGCTTTTCTTGTGATGCTTTTTCTTCCATTTTGACCATGCCCCACGTTTATGTTTCCAACGCCGACAGCGGCGACATCTCGGTTCTGCACATGGCGCCCGATGGCAGCTTGCGTCTGCAAAGTACGGTGTCCGTGGGGGGCAACCTGATGCCCATGGCGATCCACCCCAATCAGAAAGTGCTTTATGCGGTTCGGCGCAGCGAGCCGATGGCGGTGGCCCGTCTGGCCATTGACCCTGTCAGCCGAGATCTGCAGCTTCTGGATGAGACGGCCTTGCCTGCCAGCATGGCCTACATCAGCACCGACTTGGCGGGGCGGTTTTTGCTGGCGGCCTCCTACCCCGGGCACCAGATCACGGTGAGCCCCCTCGCGGCCGATGGCACCGTAGGCCCTGTGCAACAGGTACTGGCTACAGGCCCTTACGCCCACGCCATCTTGCCCTCCCCCTGTCAGCGCTATGTGCTGGCCACAGCCCTGGGTGGTGGCGAACTCATGGTCTTGCATTTCAATGCCGAGTCAGGCCAATTGACACAGGCCGCATCATGGGCAGCGCGTGCAGGCGCTGGTCCTCGGCATTTTCGGTTTGACCCACAAGGCCGCTGGGTGTACTTGCTCCACGAGCTCGATGGCACGGTGGATGTGTTGGCTTGGGACGCGGCCCAGGCCCGCTTGAGCCTTGTGCAAACCGTGGGCATTTTGCCGCCGGGCTTCACAGGCAAGCCCTGGGCCGCTGATTTGCACCTGACGCCCGATGGGCGTCACCTGTACACCAGCGAGCGCACGTCCAGCACATTGGCGCACTTCACGGTCGATGCCGCTTCAGGGCGTCTCACGCCCCAAGGCCACACGTCGGTTGAAACCCAGCCACGGGGGTTCGCGATCGACCCGTCCGGGCGGCATTTGCTGGTGGTGGGGCAGTTGTCACACCACCTGAGCCGCTGGGCGTTAGATCCGAACACGGGCCACCTGGACATGCAGCAACGCATCGCGGTGGGTCAGGGCCCCAATTGGGTGGAGATCCTGGCATGAACGGCACCACAGAATCCGAGACCCCGCGTGTGGTGCGCATGCACCCGGCGGACAACGTGGCGATCGTGGTCAACGATGGCGGTTTGCCCGCTGGCAGTGTTGTGGCGCTGGGCCTGGTGCTGCGGGAGAAAGTACCGCAGGGTCACAAGGTGGCGCTCAGTGATCTGTTGCCGGGCCAAGCGGTCATGCGCTACAACGTCCCGGTGGGCTATGCGCGGCAAGCCATCCCCGCAGGCAGCTGGGTACACGAGCGTTTGCTGGACATTCCGCCAGCGCGTGAACTGCAAGGCCTGCCCATGGCCACTGTGCAGCCTGCGCCGCAAGCCCCGCTGGAGGGCTTCACCTTTGAGGGCTATGTGAATGCCGATGGTTCGGTGGGCACACGCAACCTGCTGGCGCTGACCACCACCGTGCAATGCGTGGCAGGTGTGGTCAAGATTGCGGTAGAGCGCATCGAGCGAGAACTGCTGCCCCTGTATCCGAATGTGGACGGTGTGGTGGGTCTGGAGCACAGCTACGGTTGCGGCGTGGCCATCGACGCGCCTGGCGCAGAGATCCCGATTCGGACCTTGCGCCACATCAGCCTGAACCCCAACTTTGGCGGCGAGGTCATGGTGGTGAGTCTGGGCTGCGAAAAGCTGCAGCCTGAACGCTTGCTGCCACCGGGCAGTTTCCCAATCCAGGATGTCCGCGATGCCGGGCAGGGGCCCGATCTGGTTTGCTTGCAAGACGATGCGCATGTGGGCTTCATGTCCATGGTCGATCACATCGTGCAAAGCGCACGGCCGCACCTAGAGCGCCTCAACGCCCGGCGACGTCAAACGGTGCCGGCCAGTGCCTTGGTGGTGGGCGTGCAGTGCGGCGGCAGCGATGCCTTCTCGGGTGTGACGGCCAACCCGGCGGTGGGCCACATGGCCGACCTGATTGTGCGTGCCGGTGGCACTGTGATGTTTTCCGAGAACACCGAAGTGCGCGATGCGGTGGAGCAACTCACCAGCCGCGCCGCCACGCACCAAGTGGCCGAGGAGATCGTGCGCGAACTCGGCTGGTATGACCAGTACCTCGACCGCGGCCGTGTGGACCGCACCGCCAACACCACGCCCGGCAACAAAGCTGGCGGCTTGTCCAACATCGCCGAAAAAGCCATGGGCTCCATCATCAAGAGCGGCAGCTCGGCGATTGCGAGTGTGCTGGCCCCGGGCGACAAACTCCAGCCCGACCAAAAGGGCTTGGTCTTTGCCGCCACGCCCGCCAGCGATTTCATTTGCGGCACCTTGCAGCTGGCCGCCGGCATGAATGTGCATGTGTTCACCACCGGACGCGGCACACCCTATGGCCTGCAGGCTTGCCCCGTGGTCAAAGTGGCCACACGCAGCGATCTGGCACGCCGCTGGCATGACCTGATGGACATGAACGCTGGGCGCATCGCCGATGGTGAGATCACCATTGAGCAAGCCGGTTGGGAGCTCTTTCGCCTGCTGCTGGACGTGGCCAGTGGCCGCAAAACTTGGGCCGAGCACTGGAAACTGCACAATGCGCTGGTCCTGTTCAACCCCGCACCGATCACCTGACAACTTCAACCTCAAAAGGAGACATTCCATGACACAGCGCCGACTTTTCATTCAATCAGCCGTGGCCAGTGCCGCTGCTGTGCTGGCCCCGACAGCCTTCAGCCAGGCAGCCCCTTGGCCTGCCAAACCGATCAATTACCTGGTGGCTTTCCCACCAGGCGGCACCACCGATATCCTGGCCCGCGTGATCTCGCAAAAGTTGGGTGCCGCACTGGGCGCCACCTTGGTGATTGAAAACAAAGGTGGCGCGGGGGGCAGCGTGGGCTCTGAGATCGCGGCCCGAGCGCCAGCCGATGGCTACAACCTGCTGGGCGGCACCATCAGCTCGCACGCCATCAACGTGAGCCTGTACCCCAAGTTGGGCTATGACCCGGTCAAATCGTTCACGCCGGTTTACCTGTACGGCACCAACCCGGTGGTGCTGGTGGTGGCGGCCAACAGCCCCCACAAAACGCTCAAAGACCTGCTGACCGCGGCGAAAGCCAACCCCGGCAAGTTGTCGGGCGCGTCGGCAGGCAACGGCACATCGCAGCACTTGGCGCAAGAGTTGCTGGCCTTCAAGGCGGGCGTCAAATTCACCCATGTGCCCTACAAGGGCAGCGCACCCGCCATTCAAGACGTGATGAGCGGACAGGTGGATTTCATGTTCGACACCACGGTGGTGGCCGGTGCCCACATCCAAAGTGGCAAATTGCGCGCGCTGGCGGTCACCTCGTCCAAGCGCTTGACCGACGCCTTGACCGATGTGCCCACCGTGGCTGAATCGGGCTGGCCGGGCACCGCTGGTTTTGAAGTGGTGTCCTGGCAAGCCCTGTTTGCGCCCGCAGGCACACCCAAGCCCATCGTGGACAAATTGCATGCCGAGATTTTGAAAATCATCCAGACGCCCGAGATGCAAGAGCGCATCAAGGGCCTGGGCATGCAGCCCTCGACCCTGACGCCAGAGCAGGTGCAGGCTTTTCAGAAAGCCGAAATTGAGAAGTGGGCCCAGGTCATCAAGGCGGCCAATATCAAACTCGAGTGAAGCCCCAGCGGACACACCCAAGGCCCCCCAGGTTGGAGGGGCCAATGAACAGGGCTTAGCTGCAGCTGACGCTGCCGCAACCGGACATGGTCACATTCTTGATGGCCAAAGGGTCGGCCAGGGTTTCGGTCACGCTGTCAAAACCCACCGATTTCAGGTGGGCAGCCAAGCCTGCGTCCATGCTGTTGGCGTGGCCGGGAAACCACTCTGCCAGCGCTTCGGCCATGCGGGTGATGATGGTGGTGTCGCTGTCCAGGTAGTGGGCTTCGACCACGCGCATGGTCTCCAATATCGTGGCGTGGTGTTCCGCGTGGCAGTTGTCGGCTGAAAACCCTGTGGCCAGCATCCAGCGCTCTTCTTGCGCGAAGTGCTCGACCGTGTGGTCCAAAAACGCCTTGTAGACCGGGAGCTGCTGGTCTTCTGGGGTGGCCAGAATCTGGTTGATCATGTCCACAAATTCTTGGTGTGTTTCGTCCATGCGGGTGTCCCCCGTGTGGAGCGCGTCGGTCCAAGGCATCAGGGTGGGCGCGGTGGCCATTGTGGCGGTGGTGGTCATGGCGTTGGGCTGAACAAGGTGGCAAAAAATAAGGCCCAATTATCACGCCAAGCCTGCGACCTGCCGCACGGGGGGCGATTCAGGACGATGGCCTGGTTTCAGGGCTCGGTGATTTGCAAGTGGGCCAGGCCGTACAGCGGCCCGCCTGTCCAAGGGCTCAGGCACATCTCGGCCAAGCAGCCCGCGGGGCCATAGGCTTCGGCCACCGTGTGCTGCGCCAGCAACTCCAGGCGAGGGTGCTGCCGAGCCAATTCCAGACCGTTGTGGGCACCCCATAAAAACTGGGCCCCTGTGCCCGACACGCTGGGGGCCAAGCGGGCCTGGCCAATGCCCAAGGGCGTCATGAAGTCACACACCAGCTGCGAGCTTTCGTGCGCGTTGTCGCCAATCTCTTGCAGCACGGCCTTGACCTGGGTGGGTGAGAGGTACATCAGCACCCCTTCGCAGACCAGCAGCAGTGGCGCGTTCGCCTCGCGCACATGTCGGGGTAAGCGCTGCCACCAGCCCGGTTGGCTCAGGTCGATGTGGCCGTTGTGCGCCGTGTCCGAGTTCGGGCTCAGCAGCGCATGCCGCAGGGTCACCACGGGCTCCAGATCGACATCGAGCCAGTGGTTGTGTCCGTTGTTCAGCCACTGGAAATAATCGGACAAACCTGCGCCCAGGTTGATGCCCACAGACTGCGGGTGTTGCCGGAAGAACGCATCGCCAATTTGCTTGATCAAGCGGGTGCGCCACAACACGTTGAGCACCGAGGCACGGTCTTGCAGCAAAGGATCCACCGCCGGGTGGCTGTTTTGCAGCACTTGCTGCGCCCGTGCATCGTGCGGGTCCAGCCACGGAAAAATCGAGGCCCCACGCGCCCTGGCCACCAGGGGCACCAGCAAGGTGCTGGGAACCGCGTCCAGCGTCGGCATGCTGTGGGTCGGGCGCGCTTGTCTCATGGCCTGTCTCCTTGTACTGTGAACCTTTCCTTTTAAAAGTGGGCAGCACCCGCGTGTCTGATGCAGGTCAAAGACTTGGCCATCTGGCGCAGGTGTAGATCGTTTTGGCCATGGGCCAACGGCCCAATGCCTTTGGGGGCATGCAAAAGCCGTTATGGTGTTGACCTTCGTCAAGTCAATCGACTCAAAACTCACCATGGATTCCGTCACACAAGTACTTTTGGGCGCCTCGGTCGGTGTGGCCGTGATGGGGCGGCGCACCGCGCTGTGGAAGTCCGTCTTGTGGGGCGGCGTGGCCGGCCTGCTGCCCGATCTGGATGTGCTGCTCGACCACGGCGACCCGATCCTGAACATGATCCGGCACCGAGCAGAATCCCATGCCTTGCTTTTGCTCACGCTCTTGGCGTTCCCGATGGCCTGGGGGGTGAGTCGTCTGCACCGTCAGCCTCAGCTGTATGGCCGTTGGTGGTGGGCGCTCATGCTGGCGCTGGTCACGCACCCCTTGCTGGACTTGATGACGATTTATGGCACCCAGGTGTTCCAGCCCTTCACCGACGAAGCCTATGGCCTCGGCAGCATGTTCATCGTCGACCCGGTGTATTCGCTGCCCTTGCTGGCGGGTGTGGTGGCGGCGCTGCGCGTCAAAACAGTGGGTCGGGCCTTGACGATCAACGGCTGGGCACTGGCTTTCAGCACCGCTTATCTGGCCTGGAGCGCCTTGGGTCAGGCTTGGGTCACGCAACACGCTCGCCAGTCCTTGCAATCACAAGGCCTGCCCAGCCAGCACTTGATGGTCACCCCCGCGCCTTTGAGCACGCTGGTGTGGCGTGTGGTGGCGCTCGATGGTGAGCGCTTTCACGAAGGCTTTTACGCGCTCATGGATGGCGGCCGGCCCATGGGCTTTGTGGCCCACGAGCGAGGTGGGGCGCTGGCTGCGCAACACGCCGCCCACCCGCAGCTGCAGCGCTTGGCGCGGTTTACGGACGGGTTTTTCAAGATGGAGCGCCAAGGCGAGAACCTGGTCGTGACCGATCTGCGCATGGGGCAAGAGCCGGACTATGTGTTTTCTTTCGACATCGGTGCGCCCTTGTCACCGGGCCAGGCCCACCCTGTGGCCGAGCAACGCAGCCGCCGCATGAACGTGAGCGAGGGTCTGCGATGGTTGGGGCAGCGCATGCTGGGGCGCGATGTGCCGCCCCCGGGCTCGGCAGGCGCTTGATGCACGTTGAGTGCAGCAGCTGGCCGTTCAGGCCCAGCGCGCGCGGTGACGTGCGATCTGCAAACGCACTTGCGCGGGTGCTGTGCCGCCCAAAGTGTTGCGGGCGTTCAGCGAGCCTTGCAGGCTGAGCGGGCCGAACACATCGGCTTCGATGCGGCTGTCGAACTTTTGCAGGGTCTCCAGTGGCAGCTCAGACAAATCCACACCCAGGCCTTGGGCGGTTTTGACGGCGTGGGCCACGACTTCGTGCGCGTCGCGGAAGGGCAGGCCCTTTTTGACCAAATAGTCGGCCAAGTCGGTGGCCGTGGCGTAGCCTTTTTTCACGGCCGCTTCCATGGCCGCCGCGTTGACGGTGATGCCGCCTTCTTTTTGACCGGTGGCGGGGTTGACTTGGCCGCCCACCATTTCGCTGAAGATGCGCAGGGTGTCTTTGAGCGTGTCCACCGTGTCGAACAGCGGCTCTTTGTCTTCCTGGTTGTCCTTGTTGTAGGCCAGGGGCTGGCCCTTCATCAGGGTGATCAGGCCCATCAGGTGGCCGACCACACGGCCGGTTTTGCCGCGAGCCAGCTCGGGCACGTCGGGGTTTTTCTTCTGCGGCATGATGCTCGAGCCGGTGGTGAAGCGGTCTGCAATGCGCACAAAGCCGAAGTTCTGGCTCATCCACAAAATCAACTCTTCCGAGAAGCGGCTGATGTGCACCATGCACAGGCTGGCCGCAGCGGTGAATTCGATGGCAAAGTCGCGGTCGCTCACGCCGTCCAGGCTGTTTTGGCAGACCTGCGGGTGGCCCGCTTCATCGACCATGCCCAAGGTGAGGGCCACGCGTTCGCGGTCCAGCGGGTAGGTGGTGCCGGCCAATGCAGCGCTGCCCAGCGGCAGGCGGTTGGTGCGGCGGCGCACATCGCCCATGCGCTCGGCGTCCCGACTGAACATTTCCACATAGGCCAGCAAGTGGTGCGCAAAGCTCACCGGTTGGGCCACTTGCAGGTGGGTGAAGCCGGGCAGGATGATTTCGACGTTTTGCTCGGCCACATCGACCAGTGACTTTTGCAGGTCGACCAGCAGGTCGATGATCAGGTCCATCTCGCTGCGCAGCCACAGGCGCACATCGGTGGCCACTTGGTCGTTGCGGCTTCGGCCGGTGTGCAGGCGCTTGCCCGCGTCGCCCACCAGCTGGGTCAGGCGCGCTTCGATGTTCAGGTGCACGTCTTCCAGGTCGAGCTTCCACTCAAAGGCGCCGGACGCGATCTCTTGGGTGATTTGCGCCATGCCGCGCTGGATGTCGGCCAGGTCTTGTGCGCCAATGATTTTTTGCGCCGCCAGCATCTCGGCGTGGGCCAGCGAGCCCTGGATGTCGGCTTGCCACAGGCGTTTGTCAAAGAACACACTGGCGGTGTAGCGCTTGACCAACTCGCTCATGGGTTCAGAAAAGAGCGCCGACCAGGCTTGGGATTTTTTGTCGAGTTGGTTTGTCATAGGTGGGGGATTTTATCGGGCGGCAAGCCGCCGCCCGAAATCAGGGCTCAACCCGTATTCCGCAGCCCCGCTGCGATCCCGTTGATCGAGATGTGGATGCCGCGCTGCACGCGCTCGTCGGCCAGGCCAGCGCGGTATCGACGGATCAGCTCGACTTGCAGGTGGTGCAGTGGGTCGATGTAGGGGAAGCGGTGGCGGATCGACCGGTCAAGCGCCGGGTTGCTGGCCAGGCGGTTCTTTTCACCCGTGATGTGCGTGAGCGCGTCGGCCGTGCGGTGCCATTCGGCTTCGATGGCGGTGAAGATTTTTTTGCGCAGGCGGGCATCGCCCACCAGTTCGGCGTATCTGGAGGCCAGGGCCAAGTCGCTCTTGGCCAGCACCATGTCCATGTTGGACAGCAGGGTGCGGAAGAATGGCCACTGGCGGTACATCTTTTGCAGCAAGGCCAGTGCAGCTTTGCGTTCGGTGGCATCGGGCTTGTCCAGGAAAGCGGCCACGGCCGAACCAAAGCCGAGCCAGCCTGGCAAAGTCAGGCGGCACTGTCCCCAACTGAAGCCCCAGGGAATGGCCCGAAGGTCTTCGATCTTGTCCAGCGCCTTGCGCGAGGCGGGGCGCGAGCCGATGTTCAGTTGGGTCAGCTCCTTGAGCGGGGTGGCCCCAAACAAATAGTCTGTGAAGCCAGGGGTATCGTAGACCAGCGCGCGGTAAGCGCCCATACTGGCCTCTGACAACTCGGCCGCTGCGTCCAGAAAGGCCCGGGTAGCGGGTTTGGTGGGCTGCAGCAGCGTGGCTTCCAGCGTGGCGGCCACCAAGGTTTCGAGGTTGCGGCGACCGATCTCGGGGTTGGCGTATTTGGAGCCAATCACCTCGCCTTGCTCGGTCAGGCGGATCTGTCCGCGCACGGTGCCCGGGGGTTGGGCCAAGATGGCCTGGTAGCTCGGGCCGCCGCCCCGGCCCACGGTGCCGCCTCGTCCATGGAACATGCGCAAGGTGATGCCGTGGCTGCTTTTGAGCTGGTCAAACAATTCCACCAAGGCGATTTCGGCGCGGTACAGCTCCCAGTTGCTGGTGAAGATGCCGCCGTCTTTGTTGCTGTCGGAGTAGCCCAGCATGATGTCTTGCTCGCCACCCGAGCGCTGGATCAGCGCAGCCACGCCGGGCAGGGCATACAAGTCGCGCATGATGGGCGCGGCGTTGCGCAGGTCTTCGATGGTTTCGAACAGGGGCACCACGATCAGGTCGTTGTGCGCTTTCGCGTCCAGTGTGCCACGCAGCAGACCTGCTTCTTTTTGCAGCAGCAGCACTTCCAGCAAGTCGCTCACGCTTTCGGTGTGGCTGATGATGTAGTGGCGAATGGCCTGCCGACCAAAGCTCGAGAGCATGCGTTGAGCGGTCTCGAAAATCGCCATTTCGGACACGGTGTGGGCGCTGTATTCGGCGCCGGGCACCCGCAGCGGGCGGGCATCGTTCAAAAGGTTCAGCAGCAGGGCTTGCTTGGCGTGCTCGTCAAGTTGGCGGTAGTTTTTCTCCAAGCGTGCGGTGGTCAGCAATTCGCTCACCACGGTTTCGTGTTGGTCCGAGCTTTGGCGCAGGTCCACCGTGGCCAGGTGAAAGCCAAACACCTCCACCGCGCGGATCAGCGGGTGCAGGCGTTGGGCGGCCAGGGCCTCGGCATGGTGGCTGCACAAAGACGCTTCGATCACCCGCAGATCGGACAAAAACGCCTCGGCGCTGGCGTAGGGGTTTTGCGGGGCCACGGCGTGGCGGGCGGCGTCACCGCCTGTGAGTTTTTTCAGGGTGGCGGCCAGGCGGGCGTACATGCCGGTGAGGGCCCGGCGGTAAGGCTCGTCCTGGCGGTGTTCGTTGGCGTCGGGTGAGCGCTCGGCCAGGGCCAGCATCTCGGGGCCGAAGGGCACCAGCATGGCCGACAGCGACAACTCGCTGCCCAAAAAATGCACCTCGGTCAGGTAATGGCGCAGGGCCACATCGCATTGGCGGGTCAGGGCGTGTTCCAGCGTGGGGGCCGTCACGTTGGGGTTGCCGTCTCGGTCGCCGCCAATCCATTGGCCCATGCGCAAGAAGCTGGCAATCGGTTGGCCGGGCAGGGCCTGTTCGAGCTCGGCATAGAGCTTGGGGATTTCGCGCAAAAACGTGGCTTCGTAATAACTCAGCGCGTTTTCGATCTCGTCGGCCACGGTGAGTTTGGTCAAGCGGAGCAGTCGGGTTTGCCACAGCTGCATCACCCGGGCGCGCATGTGCAGCTCGTTGGCGGCCAGCTCTTTGGGGCTGAGCGCGTCTTTGGCGGCGTTCACGGCGGCGGCGCGGGCCTTGATGGCATCGCG from the Limnohabitans sp. 2KL-27 genome contains:
- a CDS encoding class I SAM-dependent methyltransferase, which translates into the protein MRQARPTHSMPTLDAVPSTLLVPLVARARGASIFPWLDPHDARAQQVLQNSHPAVDPLLQDRASVLNVLWRTRLIKQIGDAFFRQHPQSVGINLGAGLSDYFQWLNNGHNHWLDVDLEPVVTLRHALLSPNSDTAHNGHIDLSQPGWWQRLPRHVREANAPLLLVCEGVLMYLSPTQVKAVLQEIGDNAHESSQLVCDFMTPLGIGQARLAPSVSGTGAQFLWGAHNGLELARQHPRLELLAQHTVAEAYGPAGCLAEMCLSPWTGGPLYGLAHLQITEP
- the argH gene encoding argininosuccinate lyase, producing MTNQLDKKSQAWSALFSEPMSELVKRYTASVFFDKRLWQADIQGSLAHAEMLAAQKIIGAQDLADIQRGMAQITQEIASGAFEWKLDLEDVHLNIEARLTQLVGDAGKRLHTGRSRNDQVATDVRLWLRSEMDLIIDLLVDLQKSLVDVAEQNVEIILPGFTHLQVAQPVSFAHHLLAYVEMFSRDAERMGDVRRRTNRLPLGSAALAGTTYPLDRERVALTLGMVDEAGHPQVCQNSLDGVSDRDFAIEFTAAASLCMVHISRFSEELILWMSQNFGFVRIADRFTTGSSIMPQKKNPDVPELARGKTGRVVGHLMGLITLMKGQPLAYNKDNQEDKEPLFDTVDTLKDTLRIFSEMVGGQVNPATGQKEGGITVNAAAMEAAVKKGYATATDLADYLVKKGLPFRDAHEVVAHAVKTAQGLGVDLSELPLETLQKFDSRIEADVFGPLSLQGSLNARNTLGGTAPAQVRLQIARHRARWA
- a CDS encoding beta-propeller fold lactonase family protein; the protein is MPHVYVSNADSGDISVLHMAPDGSLRLQSTVSVGGNLMPMAIHPNQKVLYAVRRSEPMAVARLAIDPVSRDLQLLDETALPASMAYISTDLAGRFLLAASYPGHQITVSPLAADGTVGPVQQVLATGPYAHAILPSPCQRYVLATALGGGELMVLHFNAESGQLTQAASWAARAGAGPRHFRFDPQGRWVYLLHELDGTVDVLAWDAAQARLSLVQTVGILPPGFTGKPWAADLHLTPDGRHLYTSERTSSTLAHFTVDAASGRLTPQGHTSVETQPRGFAIDPSGRHLLVVGQLSHHLSRWALDPNTGHLDMQQRIAVGQGPNWVEILA
- the garD gene encoding galactarate dehydratase, giving the protein MNGTTESETPRVVRMHPADNVAIVVNDGGLPAGSVVALGLVLREKVPQGHKVALSDLLPGQAVMRYNVPVGYARQAIPAGSWVHERLLDIPPARELQGLPMATVQPAPQAPLEGFTFEGYVNADGSVGTRNLLALTTTVQCVAGVVKIAVERIERELLPLYPNVDGVVGLEHSYGCGVAIDAPGAEIPIRTLRHISLNPNFGGEVMVVSLGCEKLQPERLLPPGSFPIQDVRDAGQGPDLVCLQDDAHVGFMSMVDHIVQSARPHLERLNARRRQTVPASALVVGVQCGGSDAFSGVTANPAVGHMADLIVRAGGTVMFSENTEVRDAVEQLTSRAATHQVAEEIVRELGWYDQYLDRGRVDRTANTTPGNKAGGLSNIAEKAMGSIIKSGSSAIASVLAPGDKLQPDQKGLVFAATPASDFICGTLQLAAGMNVHVFTTGRGTPYGLQACPVVKVATRSDLARRWHDLMDMNAGRIADGEITIEQAGWELFRLLLDVASGRKTWAEHWKLHNALVLFNPAPIT
- a CDS encoding metal-dependent hydrolase, yielding MDSVTQVLLGASVGVAVMGRRTALWKSVLWGGVAGLLPDLDVLLDHGDPILNMIRHRAESHALLLLTLLAFPMAWGVSRLHRQPQLYGRWWWALMLALVTHPLLDLMTIYGTQVFQPFTDEAYGLGSMFIVDPVYSLPLLAGVVAALRVKTVGRALTINGWALAFSTAYLAWSALGQAWVTQHARQSLQSQGLPSQHLMVTPAPLSTLVWRVVALDGERFHEGFYALMDGGRPMGFVAHERGGALAAQHAAHPQLQRLARFTDGFFKMERQGENLVVTDLRMGQEPDYVFSFDIGAPLSPGQAHPVAEQRSRRMNVSEGLRWLGQRMLGRDVPPPGSAGA
- a CDS encoding D-isomer specific 2-hydroxyacid dehydrogenase family protein translates to MPLVLVTHPRERLTTYFGEEALASLQKMARVKLNPDSHDWSTPELIGAAQGCDVLIAYRQTALTADFFAAVPGLLAAVRCAVDIRTIDVAAAGREGILVTQASAGFGPAVAEWVIGAMIDLSRHISPSAAAYWQGQCPPPRMGRELRGGCLGIIGYGEIGRHVARLAQAFGMRVCVYDPHVQSPDPAIESLGWHELLACADHVVCLASATPETEKLINAQALSCMKPTAFFINASRGQLVDEPALLQALERGALAGAALDVGCAADQMPSLELARHPRVIATPHVGGLTPQAIAHQALETVEQTRDILQGRMPDGAVNPAQASRLTSRMPS
- a CDS encoding tripartite tricarboxylate transporter substrate binding protein — protein: MTQRRLFIQSAVASAAAVLAPTAFSQAAPWPAKPINYLVAFPPGGTTDILARVISQKLGAALGATLVIENKGGAGGSVGSEIAARAPADGYNLLGGTISSHAINVSLYPKLGYDPVKSFTPVYLYGTNPVVLVVAANSPHKTLKDLLTAAKANPGKLSGASAGNGTSQHLAQELLAFKAGVKFTHVPYKGSAPAIQDVMSGQVDFMFDTTVVAGAHIQSGKLRALAVTSSKRLTDALTDVPTVAESGWPGTAGFEVVSWQALFAPAGTPKPIVDKLHAEILKIIQTPEMQERIKGLGMQPSTLTPEQVQAFQKAEIEKWAQVIKAANIKLE
- a CDS encoding amidohydrolase, with product MSSAVLNTPHAAAFEVPADACDCHVHAYDDAYPLAPTATFQPPHAPMADYAKVQAALGLTRVVVVQPTGYGFDNRCTLAAVASMSGRARAVAMVPPAVTQDTLQDLHAAGVRGVRMMMLPGGPLGWEALAPLALKIKDWGWHLNVQFNGCDFAERLPLLQGLGVPLVLDHTGKFLVPPASTDDVAFQALCRLLDTGRVWVKLSAPYETSRTGAPRYEDVGLLARYLATHYPERCLWASNWPHPNQNPLPSSGALLNLLPQWVSRAADIQRILVDNPARVYGFEA
- a CDS encoding bacteriohemerythrin — encoded protein: MTTTATMATAPTLMPWTDALHTGDTRMDETHQEFVDMINQILATPEDQQLPVYKAFLDHTVEHFAQEERWMLATGFSADNCHAEHHATILETMRVVEAHYLDSDTTIITRMAEALAEWFPGHANSMDAGLAAHLKSVGFDSVTETLADPLAIKNVTMSGCGSVSCS